CTGGATATTTTAACATTAAgatctgttctgttcttttaCTAATTTAatattggatttttttgttttattttttcccttattTAAAAAGCCCTGTGGCTCTTTGAAATTGGTCATctactttaataattataaattctattttaaaaatgtttaatttatatctttCTCCAACAGTTTCCAGTAATGTCTGGTATTGAGCATAGCACAAGCACATTTAAGGTAAAAAAGATTGGCtgactaaatgaataaaattcatttaaaCTTCTGAATTAGCCAATATATGTAGAACCCCAGTGTCCAAAACAAATGCATATAAAAAGTCACATCAACAGTATCAGCACTGAATTATGGCCAAGTGTAAAATTGGGTTATTAACAGTAATCAAAAACCATAGACCCAGAACAAAGGCCACAGACCACATGAACAGTACCAAATAATATAGTAACAAAAAATCCTTCTCAAATATAGATCCTTTTAGTTTCCAAAATACATTATACATTAAGATAAATGTCATTCTTAATAGGGGGTGGCACATAATCTCTTGCTTAAAATGTAATGACATTCAAAAGCcttataaaaatatgttttctgCTCTGTTTCACCTCTTCAAACCATCAGAGGTAATGTTTAATTCTTTGctataaataatgtaatgcCTCATCAACTTCTTCACTTTTTCTTAACTTGCATTTGTACATGTACCAGATAACATGGACCTACAAGAGCCCTGTATTGGAGTACTTAGAGCACATTAAGACCTTCTCCATACAACCCCCCAAAGGATACTATTATTAAGTGGGTATAATCTAAGACTACCTTTTTTGCTATTTAAAGAACTAAGCATTTTTGGggggaaatgaaaaaaagtggACTAGGCTTCTGAAACTTGGAATCCAAGTAATCCAGATGAATCAGCCTGAGTTCTCCAGAATGGACGCTCTCACTGTGTGCTCCTGCTCCCATCTGCTGGCTGTTGGTGGTGTAGCAAAACCTCTTAGAGGACCCTATAACACCAAATTCAAATAATGGCTAGAAAACTGGAACTCTTGGTCAGACAACAGATTGTAGATATCCTGTGCACAATATTTTGCATTATTAGCTCTGCTGCCTCCTTGGCAAATGGAATATTAGATAGGGCTACAATTTTAAAAGTCAGTCAACAAGAACCAGCATGACTCTATTGCCCCTGGACCTGAGCAGACATTTAAAAATGTCCAGGGACAATTGGGACCGTTAGAGACTGGGAATAAGAAGGGGATGGAGAATCCCATAGGGTGCACACCGGTATGCTGCAATAAAGGCCTGGACATCCTTCTCCATACTCAGCCACCAAAACCACCACCTAAGAAACTCAAGGATCCTAATCACTTCTGGACATCTTGAGAATGGGGACACATACCACTCCAAGATATGCTCAAATTTTGAGGTGGGGACATAATACTTTCCCAGGGGACTGCCTTCTGGGTGGGTCATACTCATTCAGGGTGACCATTGGCTTGGGAGTGCATCAGGCTTACTATTACAAAGTCAAACCTTAATGGACTTAAAAAAAAGCCAACATTTCTTGGTCAGGATTGAAACTCCCTTGACCAAGTGTAAATCAGGGCCTCCTTCAGGACTACAGGTGGATGTGTCTAGATCAGCACTAATGAGCTGAGACAAAAAACTTCTACCTCTTGTTAGTTTTAGGCACATTACATAAACAGAGAATATTTGTTCTGCATTTGAATTGGTTcatataaaaatgtcacatgTCTGCATGACAATTATTCGCTGAGTGTCAGTTCAGTTCTTGTGACTTGCTCCACATAGGCGTTCACAGAGATATATACAGCAAAAATTACATGCTGTAGGCATTCTGTGTTTTATAAAATcacaatattttgttttttattgtgacTGGACACAAATAAAAGTAGACACTTCACAGTTTCAAATGATGTCTTCCTCTTTACTGTATGGTGGTGGTGTATCATTTATACaagtaatataataaatgatgaTATGCAGAATTCACCTGAAGGAAcatattcaaaataaatgacCGTATCCTAGTGAGAAAGTAGTCATGAActcatctatttatctatatatctcATCTACTCATTTATTATTGAATTTTAGCAAAATATTTCATTGGTAGAAGTGTTTCCTCTTTTGAGATTTTTGGGAAAGGCTGTAAACCAGCATTCCATAATGATAAATATCCAGAGAGATCccaaaattattaagaaaacaatttaaaaaaaatacacaataagacaaaatacacaaaaaagaaagaaaaattaataGTTAGTAGTAGGCCAagcaagctaaaaaaaaaagggcctAGCTATTTAGTCACACCTCCTTTGTCCCGTCAGTGCAACCTTCCCATAGagaatttttttcatttgtataaATGCTACAAAACCATTCTGATTCAAACAGCTAGGACAACACACCTAGCAGACATAACTGATATTACCTTTCTGTAGCTGAGTAGGTAGATGGAGCCTTTACTCTTTACTCTTTTACATATGGTAATGGCCATAATCAATTTTTCCAGAGGTAATGGGACTACATGTTTGTTGCAAGGAGAACCTACATATCCACAGATATGGAAGGATGGTGATATCATTGTTGGAGCAGCTTTCCCTTTTCATAGTAATTGGGAGATCTCAGACATGTCTTATTTAGTCATGCCACAacaaatgaagtgtgtgaggtaagAACTTGAGCATGTCAAACTTTAATAACATCTATATTATTAATCAGCATGTTTTCATTGTtcattctaaaataataatgttgtatttgtctcttattttttaaaacagtctTGATTTCAGAGCCTTTCAGTATTCACAATCCCTGATCTTTGCCATTGAAGAGATCAACAACAGTTCCTCTTTGTTACCGGGGATATCATTGGGTTACAAGATCTATGACACCTGCAGTTCAGCAGGATTGGGGGTTAAAGTAGCCATGGCACTTATTAATGGAAATGAAAACTCAGTCTTGGATGAGCAATGCACAAACCCAGCCCAGGTGCAGGCCATAATAGGAGAGACATACTCTTCAGTGTCCATGGCTATTGCAAAGAGTATAGGCCCTTTCAGCATTCCCTTAGTAAGAATTATTTAAGTGTATTTTACAGTGTTTTGAAGTTTAacaaactgtaaaacaaaatgtaTCCTGTAAAATGCTTTTGATGTTTTGTGCCATATGAATTGTCAAGGAAAGCACTTATTAATCATAATGCCTGTGATATAattttttgttaatatatttttagatcAGTCATTACTCTACCTGCGAGTGTCTCAGTGACAAAAAGAAATATCCCTCATTTCTACGCACTATTCCTAGTGATTACCACCAGACAAGAGCCTTGGCAGAGATGGTCAAGCACTTTGGCTGGACCTGGGTGGGAGCAATAAGAAGAGACGATGATTATGGTAACAATGGAATGGCTGCATTTACAGATGCTGCAGAACAGTTGGGCATCTGCTTAGAATACTCTCTTCCATATTTTAGAACGTACTCAGATGAAAAAGTGTTGAAAATCATTCAGCAAATCAAAAGCTCCACATCTCGAGTGATTGTTGCATTTCTTGCTCACTGGGACTTAGAAATCTTGCTCCAAGTCTTTTTTCAGCACAACATCACTGGATACCAGTGGGTGGGAACTGAGGGCTGGATTTCTGATTCAGAACTAGCCGCAAAAGATAAACACCATATACTGAAAGGAGCCATAGGATTAGCTATCCCTAAAACAACAGTaacaggtctaaaggacttcaTTCTAGATATTAAACCCCTAAAATCTGTGGGGAGTGACATTTTTACAAAATTCTGGGAAGCATTATTTAAGTGTAAATATGCAATGCAAAACGATACAATGGACTCTCCATTGTGTACGGGTGATGAGAAACTCTCCGAGATGGAAAACACCTTCACTGACATGTCCCTGATGCCTATTTTCAGTAATGTGTATAAAGCAGTATATGCGATTGCCCATACACTACATGAACTTCTTGGCTGCAACAAAACATGTCCAACAAAGAAGCAGCCTGATCCTTTCACAGTGAGTTAATACTGATGCTCAGACATCATTTTAGCACTGCAGTTAAATCAACCAAACTCTTTTGTGAGAATATACTTTGCAATTCTGTATAACAcgtttaatgttaaataattatttatattcctTAAGTTTCTAGAAAATCTgaagaaaatacattttaaaaccaAAGAGGGGGAAGAAGTGTTTTTTGACAAAAATGGTGACCCTGCAGCAAAGTATGATATAATAAACTGGCATGTAAATGTAGAATATAAATTTGTTACTGTTGGACTTTATGACTCATCCATAATGGGTCATGATCGATTAGCAGTAGATATGGCCTCAATTGAATGGGCACATAATAACAAACAGGTGAGTACAAGTGAATTACAGATTGCAATTGATAATTTGCTTTAATAAATGCTTTCCTAATGTAAGAAATGACCTTTCTCAATCATAGGTGCCAAAATCCGTGTGCAGTGAGAGCTGTCCCCCTGGTACAAGGAAAGCTGTACAGAAAGGAAAACCCATCTGCTGTTTTGACTGCATACCATGTGCTGACGGAGAGATCAGTAATATGACAGGTACTGAGACTTTTAAAAGGGGAAACAAACTACTGTTCCTGTTGTAAAAATCCTACACAATATGTTAAAGTTATGTTTGTTTATAAAAGACAGGtaaaaataatgtgttttttgtAACAGGAGCAACTTAGCTTCGttatcaaattttatttgtatatcatGCTAAGTACTTCTCCATGGAtccttttttaacttttattttcttactcTGCAACAGATTCCATTGAATGTCATCAGTGCTATCAGGAGTACTGGTCAAATCCTAAGAGAGATCAATGTATCAAGAAGGAAATTGAATATTTGTCCTACAAAGAAACAATGGGAATTTTGCTAACAGCTGTTTCTATTATTGGTGCGTTTATGACAATGGTAATAGCAATCATATTATTTAGACATAAAAATACACCAATAGTCAAGGCCAACAACTCTGAGCTGAGCTTCTTGCTGCtcttctctctgactctgtgtttcctctgttcacTTACTTTCATTGGTCAGCCCTCTGAGTGGTCCTGTATGCTGCAACACACAGCGTTTGGGATTACCTTCGTCCTCTGCATCTCCTGTGTTCTGGGAAAAACAttagtggtgttaatggccTTCAGGGCTACACTTCCAGGCAGTAATGTCATGAAATGGTTCGGGCCTCCACAACAAAGACTCAGTGTTATAACTTTCACTCTCATACAAGTCATTATTTGTGTGGTTTGGTTGACAATATCTCCTCCTTTTCCCTTTAAAAACCTTAAGAGCTACAAGGAAAAGATTATTTTGGAATGTAATTTAGGCTCAACTGTCGGTTTCTGGGCTGTGCTGGGCTATATAGGTTTTTTGGCTATTTTCTGCTTTGTTTTGGCATTCCTGGCACGGAAGTTGCCTGATAATTTCAATGAAGCCAAATTCATTACATTCAGCATGCTCATATTCTGTGCAGTTTGGATCACTTTTATTCCTGCTTATGTCAGCTCTCCTGGAAAATTCACTGTAGCTGTGGAGATATTTGCCATTTTAGCCTCAAGCTTTGGCTTATTATTCTGTATATTCCTTCCAAAGTGTTATATAATCATACTGAAACCTGAGAAGAATACTAAAAAGCAACTGATGGGCAAAGTGTAATTTGCATGAACTAGTagcctgtatgtgtgtaggaATGTTTATTAATATGAACCTTAATGACTGTATTTGGAATTAACAACAACCCATATACAAAATCTGACCATTCTGTGTGCTTTCTTCTATGAAGGAAGAACCATTATGTCTCAGACAGCTACCACTGctggacaaaataaaaacaagcatttGCTTACAATCAGGAAAATAATTCAAATTATCATTAACCGTCACAAATACTTTTGTTATTGATAACACGTGTTCTACCAGAGTAAAGATATTTCATGACCAAAatgtaaagtatttttttaGTTCTATTAGGGTATATTTTCTCATATATGCGCTACAAAAAATGTTTGACAAATTCATAGACTAATAacttcattcatattcataacTAATAACTCCCAAGGGTTAATGGGCCTCCATACATATATTCCTCACACCTGTATCTACATACCTATTCTTAGGTTTAATGCAGTTACTGAGTCATTTATATATCATTTGCTATGCAATATATAATAAGCATTATTGATACCTT
The sequence above is drawn from the Hemibagrus wyckioides isolate EC202008001 linkage group LG04, SWU_Hwy_1.0, whole genome shotgun sequence genome and encodes:
- the LOC131352189 gene encoding extracellular calcium-sensing receptor-like, encoding MEPLLFTLLHMVMAIINFSRGNGTTCLLQGEPTYPQIWKDGDIIVGAAFPFHSNWEISDMSYLVMPQQMKCVSLDFRAFQYSQSLIFAIEEINNSSSLLPGISLGYKIYDTCSSAGLGVKVAMALINGNENSVLDEQCTNPAQVQAIIGETYSSVSMAIAKSIGPFSIPLISHYSTCECLSDKKKYPSFLRTIPSDYHQTRALAEMVKHFGWTWVGAIRRDDDYGNNGMAAFTDAAEQLGICLEYSLPYFRTYSDEKVLKIIQQIKSSTSRVIVAFLAHWDLEILLQVFFQHNITGYQWVGTEGWISDSELAAKDKHHILKGAIGLAIPKTTVTGLKDFILDIKPLKSVGSDIFTKFWEALFKCKYAMQNDTMDSPLCTGDEKLSEMENTFTDMSLMPIFSNVYKAVYAIAHTLHELLGCNKTCPTKKQPDPFTFLENLKKIHFKTKEGEEVFFDKNGDPAAKYDIINWHVNVEYKFVTVGLYDSSIMGHDRLAVDMASIEWAHNNKQVPKSVCSESCPPGTRKAVQKGKPICCFDCIPCADGEISNMTDSIECHQCYQEYWSNPKRDQCIKKEIEYLSYKETMGILLTAVSIIGAFMTMVIAIILFRHKNTPIVKANNSELSFLLLFSLTLCFLCSLTFIGQPSEWSCMLQHTAFGITFVLCISCVLGKTLVVLMAFRATLPGSNVMKWFGPPQQRLSVITFTLIQVIICVVWLTISPPFPFKNLKSYKEKIILECNLGSTVGFWAVLGYIGFLAIFCFVLAFLARKLPDNFNEAKFITFSMLIFCAVWITFIPAYVSSPGKFTVAVEIFAILASSFGLLFCIFLPKCYIIILKPEKNTKKQLMGKV